One Setaria viridis chromosome 5, Setaria_viridis_v4.0, whole genome shotgun sequence genomic region harbors:
- the LOC117855032 gene encoding putative pentatricopeptide repeat-containing protein At1g56570 — protein MSLKHATTLITSLCARGAVRHARDVFDEMPDRDVVAWTAMLSGYASSGCHREALDVFRRMLAAGVVPNEFTLSSVLTACRGGDAGGGGGAASIHAVAVMRGVDHMPYVVNALIDAYASRGDGLVDARSLFDTLGAGRTAASWTSMIAGYARWGMENTGLQLFQKMIQDDIELSPFTCSIAIHACASLGDLYTGQQIHVVSIRKALGANLAVANSLIDMYCTCESIVDARRLFDEMPERNLVTWNTIIAGSSRNDPRMAMQLLVDMDIEPNCLTLTSITSACAGLAALRCGQQVHGAVLRRNYGDDLKVSNALVDMYSKCGSIFNAKKVFNMMACKDILSWTSMIGGYGMNGYANEAIDLFNSMVHAGVRPDHVVFVGLISACSHAGLVDEGWNLFMSMLFEYSIQPNMEIYGCVTNLLARAGRLREAFNLIDTMPLTPDESVWGALLGACKMHKNVELGRLAARKIIEINPDAAKTYILLANIYAADSKWGDYAVMRRWLRGTGSSKEVGMSWIEVTDKMYSFSTADSNSLQVSLADEVLRILVQHMDEAGNDFDENLSKVA, from the exons ATGTCATTGAAACACGCAACCACGCTCATCACATCCCtgtgcgcgcgcggcgcggtccGCCACGCCCGCGacgtgttcgacgaaatgcccgACCGGGACGTCGTGGCGTGGACGGCCATGCTCTCCGGCTACGCCTCCAGCGGCTGCCACCGTGAGGCGCTAGACGTATTCCGGCGCATGCTCGCGGCCGGCGTCGTCCCCAACGAGTTCACGCTGTCCAGCGTCCTGACCGCGTGCcgtggcggcgacgccggcggcggcggcggcgcagcgtcGATCCATGCCGTCGCTGTGATGCGGGGAGTGGATCACATGCCGTACGTAGTGAACGCGCTCATCGACGCGTACGCGTCCCGCGGCGACGGCCTCGTGGACGCGAGGAGTCTGTTCGATACCCTGGGGGCAGGGCGCACGGCCGCGTCGTGGACGTCCATGATTGCCGGTTATGCCCGGTGGGGCATGGAGAATACGGGGCTACAATTGTTCCAAAAGATGATTCAG GATGATATTGAGTTGAGTCCATTCACCTGCTCTATTGCAATCCATGCATGTGCTTCACTCGGCGACTTATATACTGGACAGCAAATTCATGTAGTCTCCATAAGGAAAGCTCTTGGAGCCAACCTCGCTGTTGCAAATTCTCTGATCGACATGTACTGCACATGTGAAAGCATAGTGGATGCAAGGAGGCTTTTTGATGAAATGCCTGAAAGAAACTTGGTCACCTGGAATACCATTATTGCTGGATCTAGCCGAAATGATCCTCGAATGGCCATGCAGCTGCTTGTTGACATGGATATCGAGCCAAATTGCTTGACTCTAACTAGCATCACATCAGCATGTGCTGGTCTTGCAGCTCTAAGATGTGGCCAGCAGGTCCATGGGGCTGTACTTCGGAGAAACTATGGCGATGACCTAAAAGTTTCCAATGCCCTCGTAGACATGTACTCCAAGTGTGGAAGCATTTTTAATGCTAAGAAGGTATTCAACATGATGGCTTGCAAGGATATATTATCGTGGACATCAATGATTGGTGGATATGGGATGAATGGGTATGCGAATGAGGCCATCGATCTGTTCAATTCCATGGTCCATGCTGGGGTTCGTCCAGACCATGTGGTGTTCGTGGGCCTGATCAGTGCTTGCAGCCATGCTGGTTTAGTAGATGAAGGATGGAACCTTTTCATGTCAATGCTATTTGAGTATAGTATCCAGCCTAACATGGAAATTTATGGTTGTGTCACCAATCTTCTTGCTCGTGCAGGGAGGCTGAGAGAAGCCTTTAACCTCATTGATACAATGCCACTCACTCCTGATGAATCTGTCTGGGGAGCTTTGCTTGGTGCTTGCAAGATGCACAAGAATGTAGAGCTGGGCAGACTAGCTGCAAGGAAAATAATTGAGATTAATCCTGATGCTGCGAAGACTTACATCCTGCTTGCAAACATATATGCTGCAGATAGTAAATGGGGTGATTATGCTGTGATGAGGAGGTGGTTGAGGGGCACAGGAAGCAGCAAGGAGGTCGGAATGAGTTGGATAGAGGTAACAGATAAGATGTATAGCTTTAGCACAGCTGACAGTAACAGTCTCCAAGTTAGTTTGGCGGATGAGGTATTGCGGATCTTAGTTCAACACATGGATGAAGCGGGAAATGATTTTGACGAAAATCTTTCCAAGGTTGCATGA
- the LOC117858289 gene encoding uncharacterized protein, whose translation MEALWSMSPCGGLPSSAAELRRGPWTAEEDALLAGYVAAHGEGRWNELALEAGLRRTGKSCRLRWLNYLRPGVRRGGFTPREQLLILDLHSRWGNRWSKIAANLPGRTDNEVKNYWRTRVQKHAKQLGCDVGSARFHDAMRNLWMPRLLERIHADELAASADVPHCYYSAPSSSQPACQNAVAPISSSCARAPSPDATSCVTGGSSSSWEAAQFQASSPTMAAWSTPEQCQNGCSSATTGDNSMFDESWSELLARANHDDADSAGLLPDFGLGETGDNWWSLDDILQQPLY comes from the coding sequence ATGGAAGCGCTGTGGTCGATGTCTCCTTGCGGCGGCTTGCCGTCGTCAGCGGCGGAGCTTCGGCGGGGGCCgtggacggcggaggaggacgcgcTGCTGGCGGGCTACGTGGCGGCGCACGGGGAGGGCCGGTGGAACGAGCTGGCGCTCGAGGCGGGGCTGCGGCGGACGGGCAAGAGCTGCCGCCTCCGGTGGCTCAACTACCTCCGCCCCGGCGTGCGCCGCGGCGGGTTCACCCCGCGGGAGCAGCTGCTCATCCTCGACCTCCACTCCCGCTGGGGCAACCGCTGGTCCAAGATCGCCGCGAACCTCCCGGGGCGCACGGATAACGAGGTCAAGAACTACTGGCGGACCCGGGTGCAGAAGCACGCCAAGCAGCTGGGGTGCGACGTCGGCAGCGCCCGCTTCCACGACGCCATGAGGAACCTCTGGATGCCGCGGCTACTCGAGAGGATCCACGCCGACGAGTTGGCCGCCTCTGCCGATGTTCCTCACTGCTACTACTCCGCGCCTTCCTCCTCTCAGCCGGCGTGCCAAAACGCCGTTGCACCCATCAGCAGCagctgcgcgcgcgcgccgtcaCCGGACGCCACGTCGTGTGTGACCGGCGGATCATCGTCGTCATGGGAGGCGGCGCAGTTCCAGGCGAGCAGTCCTACCATGGCGGCTTGGTCCACCCCCGAGCAATGCCAAAACGGCTGCTCGAGCGCCACGACCGGTGACAACAGCATGTTCGACGAGAGCTGGTCGGAGCTTCTTGCTCGCGCCAACCACGACGACGCGGATTCCGCCGGCCTGCTGCCGGACTTTGGATTGGGAGAAACTGGAGACAACTGGTGGAGTTTGGACGATATCTTGCAGCAACCGCTATACTGA